Proteins from a genomic interval of Neodiprion lecontei isolate iyNeoLeco1 chromosome 2, iyNeoLeco1.1, whole genome shotgun sequence:
- the LOC107227850 gene encoding TATA-box-binding protein: MDQMLPSPGFSIPSIGTPLHQPEEDQQILPNALQQQQQVQQNQLQQMHPMGSNVHGMPMLGTPHKTMHTYAPAFATPQSLMQPQTPQNMMSPMVQPASQIAPPSIGPSTPGPMTPMTPASADPGILPQLQNIVSTVNLNCKLNLKEIALHARNAEYNPKRFAAVIMRIREPRTTALIFSSGKMVCTGAKSEEDSRLAARKYARIIQKLGFPAKFLDFKIQNMVGSCDVKFPIRLEGLVLTHGQFSSYEPELFPGLIYRMVKPRIVLLIFVSGKVVLTGAKVRQEIYEAFDNIYPILKSFKKQ; encoded by the exons ATGGATCAAATGCTCCCGAGTCCGGGATTCAGCATCCCGAGTATCGGCACACCGTTACATCAACCTGAAGAGGATCAACAAATATTGCCGAATGCgctacaacaacaacaacaagtcCAACAAAATCAACTACAGCAAATGCATCCGATGGGTTCAAACGTACACGGAATGCCAATGTTGGGTACACCGCACAAAACTATGCACACTTATGCTCCGGCATTCGCAACGCCGCAAAGTCTTATGCAGCCACAAACACCG cAAAATATGATGTCGCCTATGGTTCAACCAGCAAGTCAAATAGCTCCCCCTTCAATCGGACCGTCAACTCCAGGCCCGATGACACCAATGACGCCTGCTTCCGCTGATCCTGGAATTCTACCCCAGCTTCA GAACATTGTGTCAACGGTGAATCTCAACTGCAAGCTTAACTTGAAGGAAATTGCGCTACATGCTAGAAACGCCGAGTATAATCCGAAACGATTTGCAGCAGTTATAATGAGGATAAGAGAACCCAGAACTACCGCCTTGATATTCAGCAGCGGAAAAATGGTATGTACCGGCGCTAAAAGTGAAGAGGACTCTCGCCTGGCTGCAAGAAAATATGCACGTATCATACAGAAGCTTGGATTTCCA gCTAAATTTCtggatttcaaaattcaaaatatggTTGGAAGCTGCGATGTCAAATTCCCCATCAGATTAGAAGGACTTGTATTAACGCACGGCCAATTCTCTTCGTATGAACCAGAACTATTCCCTGGCTTGATATATCGAATGGTTAAACCCCGTATCGTGTTGCTTATATTTGTTTCTGGCAAAGTTGTATTGACTG GTGCAAAAGTACGGCAAGAAATTTATGAAGCTTTCGATAACATATATCCAATTCTGAAGAGTTTTAAGAAGCAGTGA
- the LOC107227851 gene encoding splicing factor 3B subunit 5: MGERYNIHSQLEHLQSKYIGTGHADTTKFEWLVNQHRDSCSSYMGHYDLLNFFALAENEAKARVRFNLMEKMLQPCGPPPEKPED, encoded by the coding sequence ATGGGGGAACGTTACAATATCCATAGTCAGCTGGAACATCTTCAATCCAAGTACATTGGGACAGGTCATGCAGACACAACGAAATTTGAATGGTTGGTTAATCAGCACAGAGATTCATGTAGCTCTTACATGGGGCATTACGACcttctaaatttttttgcgCTAGCTGAAAACGAAGCCAAGGCACGCGTCAGATTTAATCTGATGGAGAAAATGCTGCAGCCTTGTGGCCCACCTCCAGAAAAACCAGAAGATTAA